Proteins encoded by one window of Mycoplasma capricolum subsp. capricolum ATCC 27343:
- a CDS encoding Mbov_0396 family ICE element transmembrane protein, protein MFFDGLIWAIFVAFYTLLVKLPLIFLNVILLLFNLIAVGLPQYLLFGVSLNSSFDNVSLPLLFVRLSIVSVIVFVILFVISAIRVHFQKADEPNPIRIAMKNSIVGTIWLIAMPIILFVFHSIFNVILTLVLGNETASISKAIFLSLRNAEWKNISSVEWEKMANNNFTFDHNVYDKLETGQGSILVIIGGLASIATLIPLLLGLLTLVQKIFQMFFLFVISPFIASASVSDDGKRMKQFQEMYMAKTVSILAIIISLQLFAAFLSRASGWVFSLELDINDNLKYFAKLLLVLGLAAGGAVASSGISSEIATFVGETASVRETLGETKNLISQGLSLGGATAAVSGFAKNLGLRAVKGKSAVEFSKDKKRLKSQLKSGNILSSEYKDGINKLYSQRQADDISKFQSNENTKRFRSEFLKARDDYNNNLTDTMPEQFQQLNLGDIDKSEWELNQMIKFNSDKIRVNDSMIENLKSNNSVGDFDKEINNLVEKNQNLTKRHDNLENLLSIKTNGKSSKWTLRNRKRHLTPQKDKVLDHYRTKDKKKGNK, encoded by the coding sequence ATGTTTTTTGATGGTTTAATATGAGCAATATTTGTTGCTTTTTATACTCTACTGGTAAAACTTCCTTTAATCTTTTTAAATGTAATATTGTTGCTTTTTAATTTAATTGCTGTTGGTTTACCACAATACTTATTATTTGGTGTTAGTTTAAACAGTTCATTTGATAATGTATCTTTACCATTATTATTTGTTAGATTAAGCATTGTATCAGTTATAGTTTTTGTAATTTTATTTGTTATTAGTGCCATTAGAGTTCATTTTCAAAAAGCAGATGAACCTAATCCTATAAGAATAGCTATGAAAAACTCTATAGTAGGAACTATTTGATTAATAGCAATGCCGATAATTTTATTTGTTTTCCATAGTATTTTCAATGTTATATTGACATTAGTCTTAGGAAATGAAACAGCTTCTATTTCAAAAGCAATCTTTTTATCTTTAAGAAATGCTGAGTGAAAAAACATTAGTTCTGTTGAATGAGAAAAAATGGCAAATAACAATTTTACTTTTGATCATAATGTTTATGACAAATTAGAAACAGGACAAGGGTCAATTTTAGTTATCATAGGTGGATTGGCTTCAATTGCTACATTAATTCCATTACTATTAGGTTTATTAACTTTAGTTCAAAAAATTTTTCAAATGTTTTTCTTATTTGTAATAAGTCCGTTTATTGCAAGCGCTTCTGTTAGTGATGATGGAAAAAGAATGAAGCAATTTCAAGAAATGTATATGGCAAAAACAGTATCAATTCTAGCAATTATTATTTCACTACAACTTTTTGCTGCTTTTTTAAGTAGAGCAAGTGGTTGAGTATTTAGTTTAGAATTAGATATTAATGATAATTTAAAATATTTTGCAAAATTACTTCTTGTTTTAGGTCTTGCTGCTGGAGGAGCTGTTGCTTCTAGTGGAATTTCAAGTGAAATAGCTACATTTGTTGGCGAAACTGCTTCTGTTAGAGAAACTTTAGGAGAAACTAAAAATCTAATCTCACAAGGTTTATCTTTAGGTGGAGCTACTGCTGCTGTTAGTGGTTTTGCAAAAAATCTTGGTTTAAGAGCTGTTAAAGGTAAATCTGCTGTTGAATTTTCAAAAGATAAAAAAAGACTTAAGAGCCAACTTAAAAGTGGAAATATTTTATCTAGCGAATATAAAGATGGAATAAATAAGCTTTATAGTCAAAGACAAGCAGATGATATATCAAAATTTCAATCTAATGAAAATACTAAAAGATTTAGAAGTGAATTTCTAAAGGCTCGTGATGATTATAATAACAATTTAACAGATACAATGCCTGAGCAATTCCAGCAACTTAATTTAGGTGATATTGATAAATCAGAATGAGAACTTAATCAAATGATTAAGTTTAATTCTGACAAAATAAGAGTTAATGATTCAATGATTGAAAATTTAAAATCTAATAATTCAGTTGGAGATTTTGATAAAGAAATTAATAACTTAGTTGAAAAAAATCAAAATCTAACAAAAAGACATGATAATCTAGAAAATTTACTTTCAATAAAAACTAATGGAAAGTCAAGTAAATGAACTTTAAGAAATAGAAAAAGACATTTAACACCACAAAAAGACAAAGTATTAGATCATTATAGAACTAAAGATAAAAAGAAAGGTAATAAGTAG
- a CDS encoding Mbov_0397 family ICE element conjugal transfer ATPase, producing the protein MLQPKNIKKTQNLFLKNFTWLDFAVVIIIIILSALIGYTILPINVSRIYKFILSFIIGSILSILLIKSNKYSCRYYILVIRMIKYLFSVKNYDNKKAFTKWLVPYESILENQFVKTKPGRLGSKYFSILRFKGKNPWIEDEKDKDAFLNKFTNLIDSTQFHISFIRKKELSDYTKNFQNLEENFLKKKEYLKQKQADIKVQQNFTTYYENVFLDLNSLDTEFLVDKYYIAVYAKNIFDLKKSIDETISMLNSMEIENEVIKGVELIEFLGALNNKEIDKQQAIKYLNYENENSKQKLAKKQQQNHNDQTFWEFIKSKLNVFNFKKQEKETKNQIKELKLDEILANDNLVFKHNYFIQDGVYCSIHTISELPLTLPDGWAIKIFDSDSTIVWNLSIFSEDVQAALLDKTGKKMVDNSTLIKSKYFKKQESLQLEALEYLENQLQINRNVLTNSSLMIINSAESLKELRKIEAKNFANAKKIKININPIPFKQFEGLAQACLITTNTLNQGIPMSSYNIAYGWAFENEENNDNNMFILGESDSTGEPIIFNQFYKSNSIRSNYNMFTVGSSGKGKSTDVKKAILANLAQNNRVYIIDPQNEYSTLGREFGASLIDLGLGHNTVINPLEVQILLIEEDGFNENESYPIKSIINNHFDWLEKFFSLINNDWTRDDLVLVMNFVKNLYTNLGLYDVQTIQQLKSFKYPVMSDLISLINNYQFTDEFDKRRKQTKLANILDRLTFDFEYNGKYQLIYNGQTNIDLSNDFIIFNTKNLANSGSGNENVGLYVLLSFIQNQIFNNIIENPDTNTVLVIDELHKYIDPNNTTTLDFVYTMTKTVRKFNAGMILCTQNPSDFLGSSMITKKAEAILQNCQYAKFFGLKQKDLEAVVDMFRSTGGLNDSHQSYLADSKIGNLIFSLNMYSKIKMSIYYNDFEKELFFTKQKKGEKK; encoded by the coding sequence ATGTTACAACCTAAAAACATAAAAAAAACACAAAATCTATTTTTAAAAAATTTCACTTGATTAGATTTTGCTGTTGTGATTATAATTATTATTTTATCTGCTTTAATTGGATATACCATTTTACCTATTAATGTAAGTAGAATTTATAAATTTATACTATCTTTTATTATTGGTTCTATTCTTTCTATTTTATTAATTAAATCTAATAAATATAGTTGCAGATACTATATTTTAGTTATTAGAATGATTAAATATTTATTTAGTGTTAAAAATTATGATAATAAAAAAGCTTTTACAAAATGATTAGTACCTTATGAAAGTATATTAGAAAACCAGTTTGTTAAAACTAAGCCTGGAAGACTTGGTTCTAAATATTTTTCAATTTTAAGATTTAAAGGTAAAAATCCATGAATAGAAGATGAAAAAGATAAAGATGCTTTTTTAAACAAATTTACTAATTTGATTGATTCAACTCAATTTCATATTAGTTTTATTAGAAAAAAAGAATTATCTGATTACACTAAGAATTTTCAAAATTTAGAAGAAAACTTTTTAAAGAAAAAAGAGTATTTAAAACAAAAACAAGCCGACATAAAAGTTCAACAAAATTTTACTACATATTATGAAAATGTATTTTTAGATTTAAATAGCCTAGATACTGAATTTCTAGTTGATAAGTATTATATAGCAGTATATGCTAAAAACATTTTTGACCTTAAAAAGTCAATTGATGAAACAATTAGTATGCTAAATTCTATGGAAATTGAAAATGAAGTTATTAAAGGTGTTGAATTAATTGAGTTTTTAGGAGCTTTAAATAATAAAGAAATTGACAAACAACAAGCTATTAAGTATTTAAACTATGAAAATGAAAATTCAAAACAAAAGCTTGCAAAAAAACAACAACAAAATCATAATGATCAAACCTTTTGAGAGTTTATTAAAAGTAAATTAAATGTTTTTAATTTTAAAAAACAAGAAAAAGAAACTAAAAATCAAATTAAAGAACTAAAGCTTGATGAAATTTTAGCAAATGATAATTTAGTATTTAAGCATAATTATTTTATTCAAGATGGAGTTTATTGTTCAATTCATACAATAAGTGAATTGCCTTTAACTTTACCTGATGGTTGAGCAATTAAAATCTTTGATTCAGATTCAACAATTGTATGAAATCTATCAATTTTTAGTGAAGATGTTCAAGCTGCTTTATTAGATAAAACAGGTAAGAAAATGGTAGATAATTCTACACTAATAAAATCTAAATATTTTAAAAAACAAGAAAGCTTACAATTAGAAGCTTTAGAATATTTAGAAAATCAGCTACAAATTAATCGCAATGTTTTAACTAATAGTAGTCTAATGATTATTAATAGTGCTGAAAGCTTAAAAGAATTAAGAAAAATAGAAGCTAAAAATTTTGCTAATGCTAAAAAAATAAAAATTAATATTAATCCGATTCCTTTTAAACAATTTGAAGGACTAGCACAAGCTTGTTTAATTACTACTAACACATTAAATCAAGGAATTCCAATGAGTTCTTATAATATAGCTTATGGTTGAGCCTTTGAAAATGAAGAAAATAATGATAACAATATGTTTATTCTGGGAGAAAGCGATTCAACTGGAGAACCAATTATCTTTAATCAATTTTATAAAAGTAATTCAATACGCTCTAATTACAATATGTTTACTGTTGGAAGTAGTGGAAAAGGAAAATCAACTGATGTTAAAAAGGCGATTTTAGCTAATTTAGCACAAAACAATAGAGTTTATATTATAGATCCACAAAATGAATATTCAACTTTAGGTAGAGAATTTGGAGCTAGTTTAATTGATTTAGGACTAGGACACAATACAGTAATTAATCCTTTAGAAGTTCAAATTCTTTTAATTGAAGAAGATGGTTTTAATGAAAACGAAAGCTATCCAATTAAATCAATTATTAATAATCATTTTGACTGATTAGAAAAATTCTTTAGTTTAATTAATAATGATTGAACTAGAGATGATTTAGTTTTGGTTATGAATTTTGTAAAAAATCTGTACACTAATTTAGGTTTATATGATGTTCAAACAATACAACAATTAAAAAGCTTCAAATATCCAGTAATGTCAGATTTAATTAGTTTAATTAATAATTATCAATTTACTGATGAATTTGATAAGAGAAGAAAACAAACTAAGCTAGCTAATATTCTTGATAGGCTAACTTTTGATTTTGAATATAATGGAAAATATCAATTAATTTATAATGGGCAAACTAATATTGATTTAAGCAATGATTTTATTATTTTTAATACTAAAAACTTAGCTAATTCAGGTAGTGGTAATGAAAATGTAGGTTTATATGTGTTATTAAGTTTTATTCAAAATCAAATCTTTAATAACATAATTGAAAACCCTGATACAAATACAGTTTTAGTAATTGATGAGCTTCATAAGTATATTGATCCTAATAATACTACAACACTTGACTTTGTTTATACAATGACAAAGACAGTTAGAAAATTTAATGCTGGGATGATTTTGTGCACTCAAAATCCATCAGACTTTTTAGGTTCATCTATGATAACTAAAAAAGCTGAAGCAATTTTGCAAAACTGTCAATATGCTAAATTTTTTGGTTTAAAACAAAAAGACTTAGAGGCTGTTGTTGATATGTTTAGATCAACTGGTGGTTTAAATGATTCTCATCAAAGTTATTTAGCTGATAGTAAGATTGGAAACTTAATCTTTAGCTTAAATATGTATTCAAAAATTAAAATGAGTATTTATTATAACGATTTTGAAAAAGAACTCTTTTTTACAAAACAAAAAAAAGGAGAAAAAAAATAA
- a CDS encoding Mbov_0398 family ICE element protein gives MNKTNNEIKITFRIYEREDILRFEKWKKELASNGETLSNAMLNLLRNHLLEKEKKIVLNTLREDIFYSFRKSLFASLAPFASNIIREINKARIEEVIINKKLDLVINNFLQNPDEYINNLNPNLLAEPKYFDKTRELFIVDYNNKLEKVNKKIADVKDQQKKFKDYQKRNSDWDTQIISQVYDNFEQEPEVDVNLDELDFLKEKHSE, from the coding sequence ATGAATAAAACCAACAACGAAATTAAAATAACTTTTCGAATTTATGAAAGAGAAGATATTTTAAGATTTGAAAAATGAAAAAAAGAGCTAGCTAGTAATGGAGAAACTTTATCTAATGCTATGCTAAATCTTTTAAGAAATCATTTATTAGAAAAAGAAAAAAAGATTGTTTTAAATACTTTAAGAGAAGATATTTTTTATTCTTTTAGAAAATCTTTATTTGCTTCTCTAGCTCCTTTTGCTTCAAATATTATTAGAGAAATTAATAAAGCAAGAATAGAAGAAGTTATTATTAATAAAAAGCTAGACTTAGTAATAAATAATTTTTTACAAAATCCAGATGAATATATTAATAATTTGAATCCTAATTTATTAGCTGAACCTAAGTATTTTGATAAAACAAGAGAGCTATTTATTGTAGATTACAATAACAAGCTTGAAAAAGTAAACAAAAAAATTGCTGATGTTAAAGATCAACAAAAAAAGTTCAAAGATTATCAAAAAAGAAACAGTGATTGAGATACTCAAATTATTTCTCAAGTTTATGATAATTTTGAACAAGAACCTGAAGTTGATGTTAATTTAGATGAACTAGACTTTTTAAAGGAAAAACATAGTGAATAA